A part of Pedosphaera parvula Ellin514 genomic DNA contains:
- a CDS encoding energy transducer TonB, which yields MKMDFKRSLVVAIALHALLALAVAAYSIHLARSNDEGKFRDVEVSLVTGFPGESSETPATAAKVAAVPKPVEAPKEIKPVSVPPPKPSLEPPVVPRPVLPAPIAKPEMSEPVVELTSQIVTPPEPVVQAANTAHIASAPPEASVETAPVTAPSGSTAAEGSAASQATTPTANKGVMTQAFPRGRRSPAPDYPVTAKRRRHEGLVVLRVQVDAKGRPTQVEVKESSGFAELDEAAVETVRRRWEFEPARLNDVPVESEVDQPVQFTLER from the coding sequence ATGAAGATGGATTTTAAACGAAGCCTGGTGGTGGCAATCGCTTTGCATGCGTTGCTGGCACTTGCTGTTGCCGCTTATTCCATACACCTCGCGCGCTCGAATGATGAGGGAAAGTTCAGGGATGTGGAGGTAAGCCTCGTGACGGGATTTCCAGGCGAGTCATCAGAAACGCCGGCGACTGCGGCCAAAGTTGCAGCTGTGCCCAAGCCAGTTGAAGCGCCCAAGGAAATTAAGCCTGTTTCGGTGCCGCCACCCAAGCCGAGCCTTGAGCCGCCAGTTGTTCCCCGTCCAGTTCTCCCTGCTCCCATAGCCAAACCGGAAATGAGTGAACCGGTGGTGGAGCTGACCAGTCAAATTGTGACTCCTCCGGAGCCTGTGGTTCAGGCAGCTAATACTGCTCACATTGCCAGTGCTCCGCCTGAGGCGAGTGTTGAAACTGCGCCTGTGACCGCGCCTTCGGGATCAACGGCTGCAGAAGGAAGTGCGGCTTCGCAGGCGACAACTCCGACCGCAAACAAGGGTGTGATGACGCAGGCTTTTCCGCGGGGGCGCAGAAGTCCAGCGCCCGATTATCCCGTCACTGCCAAACGGCGGCGTCATGAAGGGTTGGTGGTGTTGCGGGTGCAGGTGGATGCGAAAGGGAGGCCAACGCAGGTTGAGGTGAAGGAGAGTTCCGGATTTGCCGAGCTGGATGAAGCTGCTGTCGAAACGGTGCGCCGCCGATGGGAATTTGAGCCGGCGAGGTTGAATGATGTGCCGGTGGAATCTGAGGTGGATCAGCCGGTACAATTCACACTTGAAAGGTAG
- a CDS encoding DUF6515 family protein, which translates to MECRRNTVVVVVVVDMAAEVGMLEEWVEASTLEAASMGVGLDRDRQRPRDRLHRRSGPEVPHHAVGRIDHGSIRHANSPIIRNERVDVNRHFARDFDRDHFFRRRFFPGAFVAVLPVGYEPLYVNNAPYYYSDGLYYQPTAQGSYQEVYPPVGAVVNELPSDAVSIVAGNVTYYYSAGAFYVQQGNQFVVVQPPLGVTVPELPPGAAQVAVNGQMAYQFNGVYYMPVFVNGVTEYQTVAPQ; encoded by the coding sequence ATGGGTGGAGGCGAGCACGTTGGAGGCGGCGAGCATGGGGGTGGGTTTGGACCGCGACCGGCAGCGCCCGCGCGACCGTTTACACCGGCGTTCAGGCCCGGAGGTGCCGCATCATGCAGTTGGGCGCATTGATCATGGATCGATTCGGCACGCCAATTCACCCATTATTCGAAATGAGAGAGTGGATGTGAATCGGCATTTTGCGAGGGATTTTGACCGGGATCATTTTTTCCGGAGACGATTTTTTCCAGGCGCATTCGTCGCTGTGTTGCCAGTTGGATATGAGCCATTGTACGTAAATAATGCGCCTTATTATTATTCCGACGGTCTTTACTATCAGCCGACAGCCCAAGGGTCTTACCAGGAGGTGTATCCGCCGGTTGGGGCCGTGGTGAATGAGCTTCCATCCGATGCGGTTTCGATCGTTGCAGGAAATGTCACCTATTATTATTCGGCCGGAGCATTTTACGTTCAGCAAGGCAATCAATTCGTGGTCGTACAGCCTCCGTTGGGCGTTACCGTGCCGGAGTTGCCCCCGGGAGCGGCGCAAGTGGCGGTTAATGGACAGATGGCATACCAATTTAACGGTGTTTATTACATGCCGGTTTTCGTCAACGGGGTAACGGAATATCAGACGGTTGCGCCGCAATGA
- a CDS encoding pyridoxamine 5'-phosphate oxidase family protein, translated as MSLIASIEELEAIYGLPAETATLKVADRITPHYRAFIDASPFAALATSGPEGLDCSPRGDLPGFVRVNGRSHLTIDADVLASFAVDGKSPRTVMIITVEAVYFQCARAIIRSDLWNPARHQDPNNLPSPGQILADMSENRVGGEDYDRAWADRAKQTLW; from the coding sequence ATGTCACTCATCGCCTCCATCGAAGAATTGGAAGCCATCTACGGCCTGCCCGCTGAAACCGCCACGCTCAAAGTCGCCGACCGCATCACACCGCATTATCGCGCTTTCATCGACGCCTCACCCTTCGCCGCCCTGGCCACCAGCGGTCCTGAAGGGCTCGACTGCTCCCCGCGCGGAGACCTCCCCGGCTTTGTCCGCGTGAACGGCCGCTCCCATCTCACCATCGATGCCGACGTGCTAGCCTCCTTTGCCGTCGATGGCAAATCCCCGCGCACCGTCATGATCATCACTGTCGAAGCCGTCTATTTCCAATGCGCCCGCGCCATCATCCGCTCCGACCTGTGGAATCCTGCCAGGCATCAAGACCCCAACAACCTGCCCAGCCCCGGCCAAATTCTCGCCGACATGAGCGAAAACCGCGTCGGCGGCGAAGACTATGACCGAGCTTGGGCCGATCGAGCCAAACAAACACTCTGGTGA
- a CDS encoding phosphatase domain-containing putative toxin, translated as MNIKEQHQPKGIRGRSLFLLLTILSLSASSLLQAQSFSGTNHVPTTVHPLTAKGIENFFQLSDRFYSGSAPEGESAFAELKNRGIKTIITVDGAKPDVETAHRFGIRYVHLPIGYDGVPTNQAIRLVKAAETLPGPIYIHCHHGMHRGPAGAAVICMATEGWSAEQADSWLRLAGTATNYAGLYKSVEQFQVPTPEALKKVPANFPEQSPVSPLADVMIQIDERFENLKLIKKAGYSVPTSHPDLDPAHEALLLNELFKELLRSPATARRTQDFQAKLQEAEGCSHQFYNALISTNISGGYSVAAFKQLNAAITDATFKKVTDSCTACHKAHRN; from the coding sequence ATGAACATTAAGGAGCAGCACCAACCAAAAGGCATTCGCGGTAGATCGCTTTTCCTGCTCCTTACAATCTTGTCGCTTTCTGCCTCCAGCCTCCTGCAGGCCCAAAGCTTTTCCGGAACCAATCACGTTCCAACTACAGTTCATCCACTGACAGCCAAGGGCATCGAAAACTTTTTCCAATTAAGCGATCGCTTTTACTCCGGCTCCGCACCGGAAGGTGAATCGGCCTTTGCCGAACTAAAAAATCGCGGCATCAAAACCATCATTACGGTCGATGGCGCCAAACCCGACGTCGAAACCGCCCACCGTTTCGGCATCCGCTACGTCCACCTTCCCATCGGCTACGATGGTGTGCCAACCAACCAGGCCATCCGTCTCGTCAAAGCTGCCGAAACTTTGCCTGGTCCCATTTACATCCACTGCCACCATGGCATGCATCGCGGCCCTGCTGGTGCCGCCGTCATCTGCATGGCCACTGAAGGCTGGAGCGCCGAGCAAGCCGACTCCTGGCTCAGGCTCGCCGGCACCGCCACCAACTACGCCGGCCTCTACAAAAGTGTCGAACAATTTCAGGTCCCTACTCCCGAAGCTTTGAAAAAAGTTCCCGCCAATTTTCCCGAACAATCCCCAGTCTCCCCGCTCGCTGATGTCATGATCCAGATTGATGAACGCTTTGAGAATTTGAAGTTGATCAAAAAAGCAGGCTATAGTGTTCCCACTTCCCATCCCGACCTGGATCCCGCCCACGAAGCCTTGCTCCTCAACGAACTCTTCAAGGAACTCCTCCGCTCACCTGCAACAGCCAGGCGCACTCAGGATTTCCAAGCCAAATTACAGGAAGCTGAAGGCTGCTCCCATCAATTTTACAACGCTCTCATCAGCACAAACATTTCCGGTGGATACTCAGTAGCTGCTTTCAAACAGCTCAACGCAGCTATCACAGATGCCACTTTCAAAAAAGTCACCGACTCCTGTACCGCTTGTCACAAAGCGCACCGCAACTGA
- a CDS encoding choice-of-anchor tandem repeat GloVer-containing protein: protein VLKCSTNGTLDWLADIEHGTYLDAAPSLMAGSDGNLYGTTSVGGLKNSGTIFRLTLQGNYTRLYSFSGPDGVFPRGELVQDTDGNFYGTTTSGGAHNWGTVFKYSTNGVLSTLFSFAGPDGNAPAGGLVRTPDGTLYGTTAGGGLQDLGTVFKISPSGVLTSLVSFVATNGVYPLGYEPRAGLLLEEDGNLLGVNSWGGQSYNGTVFRMTPNGAASTLVDFHNETGNAPHSALIKSVNGNIYGTALEGGLYGGGTIFQLNPAGQVTTLHHFQGTEGINPVSGLLEAPDGNLYGATQSVFVGTNYNRYGGLFRCGTNGDFTPLMAFDGVNGRTPSAPLVQGPDGFIYGTTAETGSTNKISTIFKISTNGSFSSLVSFDSSVGLTPNSLTVGTNGLLYGITFSGGISNYGNIFSVSTNGLFTSLAQLTALTGGKSVAPLTLHPDGNFYGVTSYGGTNDAGTFFKLNHAGNLSIISHFPSIYHSLDKYGLTIGRDGNFYAFFAGGGAEDDGRFIRISPAGDLTELYNFTYNDSRWPLGIPLLVDSGAFYATTTYGGSKGAGSLIRLYEPSLTFAAIGNSDITLSWPAAATNYTLQSATSLNSPIWTTLNLTLSVTNQTNSVVLPKEAGNKFFRLSQ from the coding sequence GTGTTTTGAAATGCTCAACCAATGGCACGCTCGATTGGCTTGCTGATATTGAACATGGCACCTATCTCGATGCGGCCCCGAGTTTGATGGCGGGTTCAGATGGGAATTTGTACGGCACAACCTCCGTCGGTGGCCTAAAGAACAGCGGCACTATTTTTCGCCTCACTCTTCAAGGCAATTATACCCGACTCTACTCGTTCTCTGGTCCCGACGGAGTATTTCCCCGCGGAGAGTTGGTGCAGGACACGGATGGAAATTTCTATGGCACCACCACTTCGGGCGGTGCTCATAACTGGGGGACGGTCTTCAAATATTCAACCAACGGCGTCCTCAGCACGCTGTTCAGTTTTGCGGGACCCGATGGCAATGCGCCAGCGGGAGGATTGGTGCGCACTCCGGATGGAACCCTTTATGGAACCACTGCCGGTGGCGGCCTTCAAGATCTTGGAACCGTCTTCAAAATCTCCCCCTCCGGCGTGCTGACATCCCTCGTCTCCTTCGTGGCTACAAACGGGGTCTACCCACTCGGCTACGAGCCAAGGGCAGGACTTTTGTTGGAGGAAGACGGCAATCTCCTCGGCGTCAATTCTTGGGGCGGTCAGAGCTACAATGGGACCGTTTTTAGGATGACTCCAAACGGCGCCGCGAGCACTCTGGTTGATTTCCATAATGAAACCGGGAATGCTCCCCATAGCGCGCTCATCAAGTCAGTGAATGGTAACATATATGGCACTGCACTAGAAGGCGGCCTTTACGGGGGAGGTACCATCTTCCAGCTGAATCCAGCCGGACAAGTGACAACTTTGCATCACTTTCAGGGCACGGAAGGCATCAATCCGGTCAGCGGCCTCTTGGAAGCACCAGACGGAAACCTCTACGGCGCCACTCAATCCGTATTTGTTGGAACCAATTATAACCGGTATGGAGGTTTATTCCGCTGTGGCACCAATGGTGACTTCACGCCCTTGATGGCCTTTGACGGAGTGAATGGCAGAACTCCCAGTGCACCTCTCGTTCAAGGCCCGGACGGTTTTATATACGGCACTACGGCAGAAACGGGCTCCACCAACAAAATCAGCACGATCTTTAAAATTTCAACGAACGGTTCTTTCTCCTCTCTGGTCTCTTTTGATTCCTCAGTCGGTTTGACTCCCAATAGCCTGACTGTTGGAACCAATGGGCTCCTTTATGGAATAACCTTCTCTGGCGGTATCAGCAATTATGGCAATATTTTTTCCGTAAGCACCAATGGTCTCTTCACCTCATTGGCCCAACTCACTGCTCTCACTGGCGGAAAATCAGTTGCTCCCCTGACTCTGCATCCGGATGGCAATTTTTATGGCGTTACCTCCTACGGTGGTACAAACGACGCGGGAACATTCTTTAAATTGAACCATGCCGGCAACCTGAGCATCATTTCTCATTTCCCTTCCATCTATCATTCCTTGGATAAGTATGGCCTGACTATTGGTCGGGACGGCAATTTTTACGCCTTCTTTGCCGGCGGCGGAGCGGAAGATGATGGAAGGTTTATCAGAATTTCCCCGGCAGGTGATCTTACCGAACTTTACAATTTCACGTACAATGACAGCCGATGGCCGTTAGGCATACCGCTGTTGGTTGATTCCGGTGCTTTCTATGCGACAACCACATACGGCGGCTCCAAAGGCGCAGGCAGCCTCATCCGCCTGTATGAACCTTCACTCACTTTTGCCGCGATTGGAAATTCGGACATCACCTTGTCATGGCCTGCCGCCGCTACAAATTATACCCTCCAATCCGCCACCTCACTCAATTCTCCCATTTGGACCACCTTGAATCTCACCCTCTCGGTCACCAACCAAACCAACAGCGTCGTTTTACCAAAAGAAGCCGGTAATAAATTCTTTCGATTGTCCCAATGA